A region of Sulfitobacter faviae DNA encodes the following proteins:
- a CDS encoding pyruvate carboxylase, with translation MTDFKKILIANRGEIAIRIMRAANEMGKKTVAVYAEEDKLGLHRFKADEAYRIGEGLGPVAAYLSIDEMIRVAKAAGADAIHPGYGLLSENPEFVDACEKNGITFIGPRAETMRALGDKASARRVAMAAGVPVIPATEVLGEDMDAIRAEAAEVGYPLMLKASWGGGGRGMRPIMSEKELEEKVREGRREAEAAFGNGEGYLEKMILRARHVEVQILGDKQGDIYHLYERDCSVQRRNQKVVERAPAPYLSEDQRAEICELGRKICAHVNYECAGTVEFLMDMETGNFYFIEVNPRVQVEHTVTEEVTGIDIVRAQILIAEGKPLAEATGKARQEDITLTGHALQTRVTTEDPQNNFIPDYGRITAYRSATGMGIRLDGGTAYAGGVITRYYDSLLTKVTAKAPTPEMAIARMDRALREFRVRGVSTNIAFVENLLKHPTFLSNEYTTKFIDETPELFQFEQRRDRATKVLTYIADITVNGHPETKGHALPAAHVRDPKPPVLRGEPQMGTRNLLEQKGPEAVAEWMGQQRQLLITDTTMRDAHQSLLATRMRSLDMIKVAPAYAANLPQLFSVECWGGATFDVAYRFLQECPWQRLRDLRAALPNVMTQMLLRASNGVGYTNYPDNVVQKFVATAANTGVDVFRVFDSLNWVENMRVAMDAVVESGKICEGTICYTGDIFDPDRAKYDLQYYVNMGKDLKAAGAHVLGLKDMAGLLKPAQARALVKALKSEVGLPIHFHTHDTAGSATATILAASEAGVDAVDCAMDALSGNTSQATLGTVVSALQHTDRDTGIDMKAVREISDYWEEVRGHYAAFETGMQAPSSEVYLHEMPGGQFTNLKAQAASMGLEDRWPEVARTYADVNQMFGDIVKVTPSSKVVGDMALMMVSQGLTRAQVEDPNVDVSFPDSVIDMMRGNLGQPPNGFPAGIVKKVLKGETPNTERPGKHLAPVDLEAVRKELSEQLDGMQIDDEDLCGYLMYPKVFLDYMGRHRVYGPVRTLPTHTFFYGMEPGAEISAEIDPGKTLEIRLQAESEAGEDGEVKVFFELNGQPRVIRVANRLVKDATVQRPKAEAGNPDHIGAPMPGVVASVGVKAGQQVKAGDLILTIEAMKMETGLHAERDAVVKAVHVQAGGQIDAKDLLVELE, from the coding sequence GTGACCGATTTTAAAAAGATCCTGATCGCGAACCGTGGTGAGATCGCGATCCGCATCATGCGCGCCGCCAATGAGATGGGCAAGAAAACGGTCGCGGTCTACGCCGAAGAGGACAAGCTGGGCCTGCACCGTTTCAAAGCGGATGAGGCCTATCGCATCGGTGAAGGTCTCGGCCCCGTCGCCGCCTATCTCAGCATTGACGAGATGATCCGCGTGGCCAAGGCGGCGGGCGCCGATGCCATCCACCCGGGCTATGGCCTGCTGTCGGAAAACCCGGAATTCGTCGATGCCTGCGAGAAGAACGGCATCACCTTCATCGGCCCGCGGGCCGAAACGATGCGCGCCTTGGGGGACAAAGCCTCTGCCCGCCGCGTCGCGATGGCGGCGGGCGTGCCGGTCATCCCCGCCACCGAAGTGCTGGGCGAAGACATGGATGCGATCCGCGCCGAGGCGGCCGAGGTCGGCTATCCGCTGATGCTCAAAGCCTCTTGGGGCGGCGGCGGGCGCGGGATGCGGCCGATCATGTCCGAAAAGGAACTGGAAGAGAAAGTGCGCGAAGGGCGCCGCGAGGCCGAAGCCGCTTTTGGCAATGGCGAGGGCTATCTGGAGAAGATGATCCTGCGCGCCCGCCATGTCGAAGTGCAGATCCTCGGCGACAAACAGGGCGACATTTACCACCTTTACGAACGCGACTGCTCGGTCCAGCGCCGCAACCAAAAGGTCGTCGAACGCGCCCCCGCCCCCTATCTGAGCGAGGACCAACGCGCCGAGATCTGCGAATTGGGCCGCAAAATCTGCGCCCATGTGAACTATGAGTGCGCGGGCACCGTCGAATTCCTGATGGATATGGAAACCGGCAATTTCTACTTCATCGAGGTGAACCCCCGCGTACAGGTCGAACATACCGTCACCGAAGAAGTCACCGGCATCGACATCGTTCGCGCCCAGATCCTCATTGCCGAGGGCAAACCGCTGGCTGAGGCGACGGGCAAGGCACGGCAGGAGGACATCACCCTCACCGGTCACGCCCTACAAACCCGCGTCACCACCGAAGACCCGCAGAACAATTTCATCCCCGACTATGGCCGTATCACCGCCTACCGCTCGGCCACCGGCATGGGCATCCGGCTCGATGGCGGCACGGCCTATGCGGGCGGGGTCATCACGCGCTATTACGACAGCCTGCTGACCAAGGTCACCGCCAAGGCGCCGACGCCCGAGATGGCCATCGCCCGGATGGACCGCGCCCTGCGCGAATTCCGGGTGCGCGGGGTCAGCACCAACATCGCCTTCGTCGAGAACCTGCTAAAACATCCAACGTTTCTGAGCAACGAATACACCACCAAATTCATCGACGAGACGCCCGAGCTGTTTCAGTTCGAGCAACGCCGCGACCGCGCGACCAAGGTGCTGACCTATATCGCCGACATCACCGTCAACGGCCATCCAGAGACCAAGGGCCATGCCCTGCCCGCCGCCCATGTCCGCGACCCCAAGCCGCCCGTGCTGCGCGGCGAGCCGCAGATGGGCACGCGTAACCTATTAGAACAAAAGGGCCCCGAGGCGGTGGCCGAGTGGATGGGCCAACAGCGTCAACTGCTCATCACCGACACCACCATGCGCGATGCGCATCAGTCGCTCTTGGCCACGCGGATGCGCAGCCTCGATATGATCAAGGTGGCCCCCGCCTATGCCGCCAATCTGCCGCAGCTCTTCTCGGTCGAATGCTGGGGCGGGGCGACCTTCGATGTGGCCTATCGCTTCTTGCAGGAATGCCCGTGGCAACGCCTGCGCGACCTGCGCGCGGCCCTGCCCAATGTGATGACCCAAATGCTGCTGCGCGCCTCCAACGGGGTGGGCTATACCAATTACCCCGACAACGTGGTGCAGAAATTCGTGGCCACGGCGGCCAATACCGGCGTCGATGTGTTCCGCGTGTTCGACAGTCTCAACTGGGTTGAGAACATGCGCGTGGCGATGGATGCGGTCGTAGAATCCGGCAAGATTTGCGAGGGCACGATCTGCTACACGGGCGACATCTTTGACCCGGACCGGGCGAAATACGACCTTCAGTATTACGTCAACATGGGCAAGGATCTGAAAGCCGCCGGCGCGCATGTGCTGGGGCTGAAAGACATGGCAGGCCTGTTGAAACCCGCTCAGGCCCGCGCGCTGGTCAAAGCGTTGAAATCCGAGGTTGGCCTGCCGATCCATTTCCACACCCATGACACGGCGGGCAGTGCCACGGCCACCATCCTCGCCGCCTCTGAGGCGGGCGTCGATGCGGTCGACTGCGCGATGGATGCGCTTTCGGGCAACACGTCTCAGGCGACGCTCGGCACCGTGGTTTCGGCCCTGCAACATACCGACCGCGACACCGGGATTGACATGAAAGCCGTGCGCGAAATCTCTGATTACTGGGAAGAAGTGCGTGGCCATTACGCGGCCTTTGAGACCGGCATGCAGGCGCCCTCCTCCGAGGTTTACCTGCACGAAATGCCCGGCGGGCAGTTCACGAACCTCAAGGCGCAGGCCGCCTCTATGGGGCTGGAAGACCGCTGGCCCGAGGTGGCGCGCACCTATGCGGACGTGAACCAAATGTTCGGCGATATCGTGAAGGTCACGCCTTCGTCCAAAGTGGTGGGCGACATGGCGTTGATGATGGTCTCCCAAGGGCTGACCCGGGCGCAGGTCGAAGACCCGAATGTCGATGTCTCCTTCCCCGACAGCGTGATCGACATGATGCGCGGCAACCTCGGCCAGCCGCCGAATGGCTTCCCGGCGGGCATCGTCAAGAAGGTGCTGAAAGGCGAGACGCCGAACACCGAACGCCCCGGCAAACATCTGGCGCCCGTCGATCTAGAGGCCGTGCGCAAAGAGCTTTCCGAGCAGTTGGACGGCATGCAGATCGACGACGAAGACCTCTGCGGCTATCTGATGTATCCCAAGGTGTTCCTCGACTACATGGGCCGCCACCGCGTCTATGGCCCGGTGCGCACCCTGCCCACGCATACCTTCTTCTACGGCATGGAGCCGGGGGCGGAGATCTCAGCCGAGATCGACCCCGGCAAAACCTTGGAAATCCGCCTTCAGGCCGAATCTGAGGCCGGTGAGGATGGCGAGGTGAAGGTCTTCTTTGAACTCAACGGCCAGCCGCGGGTGATCCGCGTGGCGAACCGGTTGGTCAAGGATGCCACCGTGCAGCGCCCCAAGGCCGAGGCGGGCAATCCCGACCACATCGGCGCGCCGATGCCGGGGGTCGTGGCCTCCGTTGGGGTGAAGGCGGGCCAGCAGGTCAAAGCGGGCGACCTGATCCTGACCATCGAAGCGATGAAGATGGAGACCGGCCTTCACGCGGAGCGCGACGCGGTGGTAAAGGCCGTGCATGTGCAGGCCGGTGGCCAGATCGATGCGAAAGACCTGCTCGTCGAGTTAGAGTAA
- a CDS encoding ATP-dependent helicase: MSDFDEMDAFEGASLSARAMAARPQPYLEGLNPAQRAAVETLDGPVLMLAGAGTGKTRALTARIVHLLNTGRARPHEVLAVTFTNKAAREMKTRVGQMLGQQVEGMPWLGTFHAICVKLLRRHAELVGLKSNFTILDTDDQLRLLKQLVAAEGIDDKRWPARMLAGIIDGWKNRALTPDKIPSADAGAYNHRGPEIYAQYQRRLIELNATDFGDLLLHMVTIFQAHPDVLAQYQRWFKYILVDEYQDTNVAQYLWLRLLAQGHKNICCVGDDDQSIYGWRGAEVGNILRFETDFPGAHVVKLEQNYRSTPHILAAASGVIAGNEGRLGKTLWTEETEGEKVRLIGHWDGEEEARWIGDEIESAQRGTRGLDPFSLDDMAILVRASHQMRAFEDRFLTIGLPYKVIGGPRFYERLEIRDAMAYFRVVTSPDDDLAFERIVNTPKRGLGEKAQQKIQRTARDHGVNLVEGARILLAHGGISGKGAAQLRLLIDGIDRWSSMLQGPRIEISEDDSVLDDGVAPLRVDYGPPDVSHVELAEMILDESGYTGMWQNDKTPEAPGRLENLKELVKALEGFENLQGFLEHVSLIMDNEQEGDGEKVSIMTLHAAKGLEFPMVFLPGWEDGLFPSQRSMDESGMKGLEEERRLAYVGITRAEQICTISFAANRRVFGQWQNAMPSRFIDELPEEHVDVLTPPGLYGGGFGAAMPQSDLHDRAASANVYNSPGWKRLQSRSGARGTSQPRESRNVTIDMQAVAAFKMGERVFHDKFGYGEVIGIEGDKMEVAFEKAGTKKVVSRFLTGGKDVPF, from the coding sequence ATGAGTGATTTTGACGAAATGGACGCCTTTGAGGGCGCCTCCCTGTCCGCCCGCGCCATGGCCGCGCGTCCGCAGCCTTATCTGGAGGGGTTGAATCCCGCCCAACGGGCCGCGGTCGAGACGTTGGATGGCCCCGTGCTGATGCTTGCCGGGGCGGGCACAGGCAAAACGCGGGCGTTGACGGCGCGAATCGTGCATCTGCTCAACACCGGGCGCGCGCGCCCGCATGAGGTTCTGGCGGTCACCTTCACCAACAAGGCCGCGCGGGAGATGAAAACCCGCGTAGGCCAGATGCTGGGCCAGCAGGTTGAGGGGATGCCATGGCTCGGCACCTTTCACGCGATTTGCGTCAAGCTGCTGCGGCGGCATGCGGAATTGGTGGGGCTGAAAAGCAATTTCACGATTCTCGATACGGATGACCAGCTGCGCCTGCTCAAACAATTGGTCGCCGCCGAAGGGATCGACGACAAGCGCTGGCCCGCGCGGATGCTGGCGGGGATCATCGACGGCTGGAAAAACCGCGCGTTGACCCCGGACAAGATCCCGAGTGCGGATGCCGGGGCATACAACCACCGCGGGCCGGAAATTTACGCGCAATATCAACGCCGTCTGATCGAATTGAATGCGACCGATTTCGGCGATCTGCTGCTCCATATGGTGACGATTTTCCAGGCGCACCCGGATGTGTTGGCGCAGTATCAGCGTTGGTTCAAATACATCCTCGTTGACGAATATCAGGATACCAACGTGGCCCAATACCTGTGGCTGCGGCTCTTGGCACAGGGGCACAAGAACATCTGCTGCGTGGGTGACGATGATCAGTCGATCTATGGCTGGCGCGGGGCTGAAGTGGGCAACATCCTGCGGTTTGAAACGGATTTCCCCGGCGCTCATGTGGTCAAGCTTGAGCAGAATTACCGCTCGACCCCGCATATCCTCGCCGCCGCCTCGGGCGTGATCGCGGGAAATGAGGGGCGCTTGGGCAAGACTCTCTGGACCGAAGAGACCGAGGGCGAAAAGGTCCGCCTCATCGGCCATTGGGATGGCGAGGAAGAGGCCCGTTGGATCGGGGATGAGATCGAATCCGCGCAGCGCGGCACAAGAGGGCTCGACCCCTTCTCGCTTGACGATATGGCGATTCTCGTCCGGGCGAGCCACCAGATGCGCGCTTTTGAAGACCGGTTTCTGACCATTGGCCTGCCTTATAAGGTGATTGGCGGCCCGCGATTCTATGAGCGTTTGGAAATCCGCGACGCCATGGCCTATTTCCGCGTGGTCACCAGCCCCGATGATGATCTCGCCTTCGAGCGGATTGTGAACACGCCCAAGCGGGGTTTGGGCGAGAAGGCGCAGCAGAAAATCCAACGCACGGCGCGGGATCATGGGGTGAACCTTGTCGAAGGTGCGCGAATTCTTCTCGCCCATGGCGGGATCAGCGGCAAAGGGGCGGCGCAACTGCGGCTTTTGATCGACGGGATCGACCGTTGGTCGTCGATGTTGCAAGGTCCGCGGATCGAGATCAGCGAAGACGACTCGGTGCTGGATGATGGCGTCGCGCCGCTGCGGGTGGATTACGGCCCACCGGACGTGTCCCATGTCGAACTGGCCGAGATGATTCTCGACGAAAGCGGCTATACCGGGATGTGGCAGAATGACAAAACGCCCGAAGCGCCGGGGCGGCTGGAAAACCTCAAGGAACTGGTCAAAGCCTTGGAAGGCTTCGAGAACCTTCAAGGCTTCCTCGAACATGTCAGCCTGATCATGGATAATGAGCAGGAGGGCGATGGCGAGAAGGTCTCGATCATGACGCTGCACGCGGCTAAGGGTTTGGAATTCCCCATGGTTTTCCTGCCAGGCTGGGAAGATGGGCTGTTCCCCTCGCAGCGTTCGATGGATGAAAGCGGGATGAAGGGGCTCGAAGAAGAGCGGCGGCTGGCCTATGTCGGCATCACCCGGGCGGAGCAGATTTGTACCATCTCTTTCGCCGCCAATCGCCGGGTCTTTGGCCAATGGCAGAATGCGATGCCGTCGCGTTTCATTGATGAGCTGCCCGAAGAACACGTGGATGTGCTGACCCCGCCGGGGCTTTACGGCGGCGGTTTTGGCGCGGCCATGCCGCAATCGGACCTACATGACCGTGCCGCAAGCGCGAATGTCTATAACTCACCGGGTTGGAAACGCCTGCAATCACGCAGCGGGGCGCGGGGCACCAGCCAGCCGCGCGAAAGCCGCAATGTCACGATCGACATGCAGGCGGTCGCCGCTTTTAAGATGGGTGAGCGCGTTTTTCACGATAAATTCGGCTATGGTGAAGTGATCGGCATCGAAGGTGACAAGATGGAAGTCGCCTTTGAGAAGGCCGGGACCAAAAAGGTCGTCTCGCGCTTCTTGACCGGCGGGAAAGACGTGCCCTTCTAA
- a CDS encoding DUF1127 domain-containing protein, with product MNTTTANTTSVFARIGGAFEALATRYKQHRLYRETFDGLSALSNRELADLGLSRSELRRVAWESSRG from the coding sequence ATGAACACAACCACCGCAAACACAACTTCCGTCTTCGCCCGTATCGGCGGCGCATTCGAAGCACTGGCAACCCGCTACAAACAGCACCGTCTGTACCGTGAAACTTTCGACGGTCTGAGCGCGTTGAGCAACCGCGAACTGGCCGATCTTGGTCTGAGCCGTTCCGAACTGCGCCGCGTCGCATGGGAATCTTCCCGCGGCTAA
- the mraZ gene encoding division/cell wall cluster transcriptional repressor MraZ has product MSRRFRGESHHKVDTKGRVSIPASFRRVLEAGDPNWKNGDNPELVIVYGDHRRNYLECYTMEAIEEVDAKIDRMPRGSMQRKALQRLFHGQSFPTTVDETGRLVLPAKLRNKIELNGEAFFIAAGDTFQIWKPETYETEEEAWQQELPDDVDPLSFLDGDMEI; this is encoded by the coding sequence GTGAGCCGCAGGTTCAGAGGCGAAAGCCACCACAAGGTCGATACGAAGGGGCGGGTGTCTATCCCAGCCTCTTTTCGGCGTGTGTTGGAGGCTGGCGACCCGAACTGGAAGAACGGCGACAATCCCGAACTGGTCATCGTCTATGGCGATCACCGCCGCAACTACCTTGAGTGCTACACCATGGAGGCCATCGAAGAGGTTGACGCCAAGATCGACCGCATGCCGCGGGGCTCCATGCAGCGCAAGGCGCTTCAGCGTCTGTTCCACGGCCAGTCTTTCCCCACGACGGTAGATGAGACGGGCCGTTTGGTGCTGCCCGCCAAGCTGCGCAACAAGATCGAACTCAACGGCGAGGCGTTCTTTATCGCCGCCGGTGACACCTTCCAGATCTGGAAGCCCGAAACCTATGAGACCGAGGAAGAGGCGTGGCAGCAGGAACTGCCCGACGATGTCGATCCGCTCTCGTTCCTTGATGGTGATATGGAGATCTGA
- the ftsL gene encoding cell division protein FtsL has protein sequence MRTVMYILTTIAVVGLAFWAYRENYATQQALSDADRLHANIRAAHARLAVLRAEWAFQNRPARLRDLADLNFDRLGLLPLHPGQFGQVDQVAYPPQPLLPITDPVDVSTMNYEALNGLSEEKVE, from the coding sequence ATGCGCACGGTGATGTATATCCTCACCACCATTGCCGTGGTTGGATTGGCCTTCTGGGCTTACCGCGAGAATTACGCGACCCAGCAGGCGCTGAGCGATGCCGACAGGCTGCATGCCAATATCCGCGCGGCCCATGCCCGTTTGGCCGTGCTGCGTGCCGAATGGGCCTTTCAAAACCGCCCGGCCCGGCTGCGCGATCTGGCGGATCTGAATTTTGACCGTCTGGGCCTGTTGCCGCTGCATCCCGGCCAGTTCGGCCAGGTCGATCAAGTCGCCTATCCGCCCCAGCCCTTGCTGCCGATCACCGATCCTGTGGATGTCTCGACCATGAATTACGAGGCGCTGAACGGTCTTTCCGAGGAGAAGGTTGAATGA
- a CDS encoding UDP-N-acetylmuramoyl-L-alanyl-D-glutamate--2,6-diaminopimelate ligase encodes MTDRAVPLSSLGLTARAGANPMITGIAVDSREVREGTLFAALPGSRVHGAEFIQYALRMGAAAVLTDAAGAKLAAEELAGSDAALVVSDLPREALARTAALWFGGQPATMIAVTGTNGKTSVSTFVRQIWVEMGLPAVNLGTTGVEGAWAAPLAHTTPEPITLHRTLAEAAANGITHAAMEASSHGLDQRRLDGVTLKAAGFTNFTQDHLDYHETFEAYFAAKAALFARVLPEDGTAVVNIDDEKGVDIAAIARARGCQVITVGRDGGDLHLQGQRFDATGQDLRFSWRGKTYQKRLNLIGGFQGDNVLLAAGLVIACGADPQEVFDTLPHLTTVRGRMQLAATRDNGAAVFVDYAHTPDAVATALAAMRPHVMGRLVAIVGAGGDRDRAKRPLMGQAAAQHADMVIVTDDNPRSEDPASIRAAVLGGAPEAWEVGDRAEAILRGVDALEPGDALLIAGKGHETGQTVGDDVLPFDDVEQASVAVAALDGRLA; translated from the coding sequence ATGACCGACCGGGCCGTACCCCTTTCCTCTCTCGGGCTGACCGCGCGGGCGGGGGCCAACCCTATGATCACCGGCATCGCGGTCGACAGCCGTGAGGTGCGCGAAGGCACGCTTTTCGCGGCTCTGCCCGGCAGCCGTGTGCATGGGGCAGAATTCATTCAATACGCCCTGCGCATGGGTGCGGCGGCGGTGCTGACCGATGCGGCGGGCGCCAAACTCGCCGCCGAGGAATTGGCGGGCTCGGATGCCGCGCTGGTGGTCTCCGACCTCCCGCGGGAGGCGCTGGCGCGCACGGCCGCGCTTTGGTTCGGCGGCCAGCCCGCCACGATGATCGCGGTCACCGGCACCAATGGGAAAACCTCGGTCTCGACCTTCGTGCGCCAGATTTGGGTTGAGATGGGATTGCCTGCCGTAAACCTCGGCACCACCGGGGTAGAGGGCGCATGGGCCGCCCCCTTGGCCCATACCACGCCCGAGCCGATCACCCTGCACCGCACACTGGCCGAGGCGGCGGCGAATGGCATCACCCATGCCGCGATGGAAGCGTCGAGCCACGGGCTCGACCAGCGGCGGCTGGATGGGGTGACGCTCAAGGCGGCGGGCTTTACCAACTTTACCCAAGACCATCTGGACTATCACGAGACATTCGAGGCCTATTTCGCCGCCAAAGCCGCGCTTTTCGCCCGTGTCCTGCCCGAAGACGGCACGGCGGTGGTCAATATCGACGATGAAAAAGGCGTCGACATCGCGGCCATCGCCCGCGCGCGGGGCTGTCAGGTGATCACCGTAGGCCGCGACGGGGGCGATCTGCACCTGCAAGGCCAGCGGTTCGATGCCACGGGTCAAGACCTGCGATTTAGCTGGCGCGGCAAGACCTATCAAAAGCGGCTCAATCTGATCGGCGGTTTTCAGGGCGATAACGTTTTGCTGGCCGCAGGGCTCGTCATCGCCTGCGGTGCCGACCCGCAAGAGGTCTTCGACACGCTGCCGCATCTCACCACCGTGCGGGGCCGGATGCAGCTTGCCGCCACCCGCGACAATGGCGCGGCGGTTTTTGTCGATTACGCCCATACGCCCGATGCGGTGGCCACGGCGCTCGCCGCCATGCGCCCGCATGTCATGGGCAGGCTTGTCGCCATCGTCGGCGCGGGCGGCGATAGGGACCGGGCCAAACGGCCCTTGATGGGGCAGGCGGCGGCGCAACATGCGGATATGGTCATCGTCACCGACGACAACCCGCGCAGCGAAGACCCGGCGAGCATCCGTGCCGCCGTGCTGGGCGGCGCACCCGAGGCTTGGGAAGTCGGCGACCGGGCCGAAGCCATCCTGCGCGGTGTGGACGCGCTGGAGCCGGGCGACGCGCTGCTCATCGCGGGCAAGGGGCATGAGACCGGGCAGACCGTGGGCGACGACGTGCTGCCTTTCGACGATGTGGAACAGGCCAGCGTGGCCGTGGCGGCACTGGACGGGAGATTGGCATGA
- a CDS encoding UDP-N-acetylmuramoyl-tripeptide--D-alanyl-D-alanine ligase, which produces MSLWTGSEAAEATGGQAQGDWVCNGVSIDTRTLQPGDLFVALKAARDGHEFVAQALDKGAAAALVTHAPEGVAADAPLLIVEDVQQALEALGRAGRARLGPQAKVAAVTGSVGKTSTKEMLLAIFGDQGRAHASVDSYNNHWGVPLTLARMPRDTDYAVIEIGMNHPGEIAPLAQQARPDAAMVTNVAAVHLEAFKDVAAIAVEKASIFDGMEPGGVAVINADHAHSEIVLAKALERGLRETTFGQAGHHYKLGEVKVQGDATVAQAEVEGAPLIFKIATPGRHFAMNALGALAVAEALGADRALAVQSLGRWLPYAGRGVRERIQLDPIDTYLALELIDDSYNANPTSMAAALEVLAASEVTHDIGRVSKGRRIAFVGDMKELGPEAVALHAGLADLDATRALDVVHCVGPLMKAFYDNLPEHQRGDWTETAEEMLQGLRARLDSGDVVLIKGSLSMKLGGIVDAIRKMGHPVPTA; this is translated from the coding sequence ATGAGCCTTTGGACAGGGAGCGAAGCGGCAGAGGCCACGGGCGGGCAGGCGCAGGGCGATTGGGTTTGCAACGGGGTGTCGATCGACACACGGACCTTGCAGCCCGGCGATCTCTTCGTCGCACTCAAGGCCGCGCGGGACGGGCATGAATTCGTGGCCCAAGCGCTCGACAAAGGGGCCGCTGCCGCGCTCGTGACCCATGCCCCCGAAGGCGTGGCCGCGGATGCGCCGCTGCTGATCGTTGAGGATGTGCAGCAGGCGCTCGAAGCGCTTGGCCGGGCAGGGCGCGCCCGCCTCGGCCCGCAGGCCAAGGTGGCGGCGGTGACCGGCAGCGTCGGCAAGACCTCGACCAAGGAGATGCTGCTGGCGATCTTTGGCGATCAAGGCCGGGCCCATGCCAGCGTCGACAGCTATAACAACCATTGGGGCGTGCCGCTGACTTTGGCGCGGATGCCGCGCGATACCGATTACGCGGTGATCGAGATCGGCATGAACCACCCCGGAGAGATTGCCCCCCTTGCCCAACAGGCGCGGCCTGATGCGGCGATGGTGACGAATGTCGCCGCCGTCCACCTCGAAGCCTTCAAGGATGTCGCCGCCATTGCGGTGGAAAAAGCCAGCATCTTCGACGGGATGGAGCCGGGCGGCGTGGCGGTGATCAACGCGGACCACGCGCATAGCGAAATCGTCTTGGCCAAAGCGCTGGAGCGCGGCCTGCGCGAGACGACCTTTGGTCAGGCAGGCCATCACTACAAGCTGGGCGAGGTCAAGGTTCAGGGCGATGCCACCGTGGCCCAGGCCGAGGTCGAAGGCGCGCCGCTGATCTTCAAGATCGCCACGCCGGGGCGGCATTTCGCGATGAACGCGCTTGGCGCGCTGGCAGTGGCCGAGGCGCTTGGCGCGGATCGGGCGCTGGCCGTGCAATCGCTGGGCCGCTGGTTGCCCTATGCCGGGCGCGGGGTGCGTGAGCGCATCCAGCTCGACCCCATAGACACCTATCTGGCGCTGGAATTGATCGACGACAGCTATAACGCCAACCCAACCTCCATGGCCGCGGCGCTTGAGGTGTTGGCCGCCTCGGAAGTCACCCATGACATCGGGCGCGTCAGCAAGGGGCGGCGGATTGCCTTTGTCGGCGATATGAAAGAACTCGGCCCCGAGGCTGTGGCGCTGCATGCCGGTCTCGCCGATCTGGATGCTACCCGCGCGCTCGACGTGGTGCATTGCGTCGGCCCGTTGATGAAAGCCTTTTACGACAATCTGCCCGAACATCAGCGCGGCGATTGGACGGAAACCGCCGAAGAGATGTTGCAAGGACTCCGCGCAAGGCTTGATTCCGGCGATGTCGTGCTGATCAAAGGGTCGCTTTCGATGAAGCTGGGCGGTATTGTTGACGCCATCCGCAAAATGGGCCATCCGGTCCCGACCGCCTGA